tatatatatatacatacatatgtgtgtatatatgtgtatatatatatgtgtgtatatatatatatatatatatatatatatatatatattggccctgcgatgaggtggcaacttgtccagggtgtaccccgccttccgcccgattgtagctgaaataggcacctgcaccccctgcgactccaaagggtataagtggtagaaaatggatggatatatatatatatatgtatgtatatatatatatatacacacacagatgcTTCTGGTCTAATATTGTATTTGTTCAGCTTTTAGGTGAGGAGAGAGGTTTATGGCAAAGCCAGACCACAAGACCTCCAGGTGGCGATACTGACCGTCATATATCGACATGTCTCCGCGCAAAAGAGCCCTGGTTCCTGTCAGCAAACGTCGGAAATCCGTGGAAGACCACTTCCCCTTCAACTTGCTGCCCGTGGAGTGCCAGCTGCACGTATTGTCCTTCTTGAACGAGGTGGATAAATGCAGCTGTGCTCTGGTTTGCCTCAGCTGGAGCTGCCTCATCCGTTCTTGGAAGCTCTGGCGGGTCGCGGACTATTCCCGTCGTGGAGTTTTTCACCTGGGTCAAGAGGGACTGCTTGTGTCTAATCGCGTGTTTGAGAGGTGGAAGTCGTGGGTTCACCTCTACACCCACCATCTAATATCACGGCGGGCCAGCCTGCTCACGCTGAAAGCCAGCTTCGATTTGGGGGATTGCTGCAATAAGTGGGGGGATCTCCTCAGCCACCTGCTAGACCACGTCCACTGCAGAGACCTCAGTCATCTGGACCTCAACTGGACATTTACTCTTCTTGAACCGCTGGATCTCAGGGTGCATTCCAGCTCCAGCTCCCACCAGGACAGCATCACTAAGATGGACCAGGTAATTATGGAAGGGTAACATTCTGAAAATATGCATGTTAGTCCataggtgtgaatgtgagtgcgaacgGTTGTTCGtctacagtgggacaaaaaagtatttagtcagccaccgattgtgcaagttctcccacttaaaatgatgacagacgtctgtaattttcatcataggtacacttcaactgtgagagacagattgtgaaaaaaaaaaaaacaggaattcacattgtaggaattttaaagaatttatttgtaaattatggtggaaaataagtatttggtcaaccattcaaagctctcactgatggaaggaggttttggctcaaaatctcacgatacatggccccattcattctttccttaacacggatcaatcgtcctgtcctcttagcagaaaaacagccccaaagcatgatgtttccaccctccatgcttcgcagtaggtatggtgttcttgggatgcaactcagaatgtttcttcctccaaacatgacaagttgagtttatacataaatggatacatggatgatacagcagatgattgggagaatgtcttgtggtcagatgaaaccaaaatggaacttttggaggaagaagaatactgagttgcatcccaagaacaccatacctactgtgaagcatgggggtggaaacatcatgctttggggctgtttttctgctaaggggacaggacgattgatccgtgttaaggaaataattaatggggccatgtatcgtgagattttgagccaaaacttccttccatcagtgagagctttgaatggttgaccaaatacttattttccaccataatttacaaataaattctttaacattcctacaatgtgaattcctggattttttttcacattctttctctcacagttgaagtgtacctatgatgaaaattacagacctctgtcatcattttaagtgggagaacttgcacaatcggtggctgactaaatactattttgccTCACTGTGTATGTGTCCCATGATCGGCTAAGGACCACCTCTCGTCCGAAGTTAGCTGGGATGGACTCCAACTTACCTGCGAACTTAATGAGGATAagcggtatagaaaatggatgtatagatTAACGGAATAAGATACAAACGATATTACTTAAAAGCAAAATGTAtcacattttacataaaaagtcagCCTTGTATTTTGTAATAGAAATACGCAAGGAGTTAGAAATAGACAACTTGTCCCGCATATTCCTAATGGTGACTGAAGTTTTGAATACAAAGCTTAGAAAACGCCGCcatgtgttcaaccaatcagcattCGACAGCATAGCCCATACCATAAAGTTCTAGCAGGAATTTTCCCAAGTCCCATGTACCAATtagggacatacttgccaaccttaagacctccaaATTCAGGAGATTGGGGCGGGGGGTTGaggtagcgtcccgaaagagttagtgctgcaaaggattctgggtatttgttctgttgtgtttgtgttgtgttacggtgtggatgttctccggaaatgtgtttgtcattcttgtttggtgtgggttcacagtgtggtgcatatttgtaacagtgttaaagttgtttattcagccaccctcagtgtgacctgtatggttgtcgaccaagtatggcttgcattcacttgtgtgtttaaAACCTCATACATTATGTGATTTGGCCGTCACGCTCTTTatatgaaggaaaagcggacgtgacgacaggttgtagaggacgctaaaaatggtgcctttaaggcatgcccccaatattgttgtccggatggaaattcgggagaatagatgccccgggagattttcgggaggggcactgaaatttgggagtctcccgggaaaatctggagggttggcaagtatgactaggGACTCAAATAGTTTCTGGTGGAACTTTATTTACCAGGGTAGTTTTTTGGTGGAAACGCAGTGGAGTTTTTAATTTTCCAGGCTAAATTAAAAAGTTCCCCTTGGTGgaaaaatattttggcaatttGGAATCCCACTATAAGAACAAAAGCTACAATTAGAATGTGAAAATTCGGTCAAAATTATGTGCGAATGCTAAAAATACAAACTAATTTGACCGTTAGCCAGATAgtctcaagtaacaaaatatatagtGCTTGGGCACATaccaccaatcaatcaatcaatgtttatatatatagccctaaatcacaagtgtctgaaagggctgcacaagccacaacaacatccttggttcagagcccacataagggcaaggaaaaactgtcAACCGAGTGGGATGTCAAGGTGAATgactaagagaaaccttggagaggaccgcagatgtgagtgCTTGGCTTCAAGTGCCATATTTACAGCTTCAAAGTCTTCCCAACCTCCGTCTCTCGGCTCCTGTCTGCTCCAAAATTTCACCTGTTCGTGCTCACtcctataagcagcagttcatcctcagtatgttcagcttcaaaaagataagggtGATTGATggaaatttttattagtagattgcacagtacagtacatattccgtacagctgacctctaaatggtaacacccaaataagtttttcaaatcaattcagggttgtgaatcctcatttgtccataaatagtcttcgttgtctgttaccaagtctgccatgattagaacacactcgcGGTTGTTTCCGAAAGTGGGAACACAGTTTTTGCCAAAAGTGggaagtgcgctgctatgaaaattaaataaagtaACGACCGACTAATTTTCCTCACACTGGTTTTAGGGCACCATAAAGCTGTTGTCAAAACATGAGTTTGTAGGTTCATTGAAGTCCATTTCTTTTGTTTTGCCAGGTGACGAATTTCCAGGAGCTGTTAACCAAACTCACACAGAACTGTCCTCGTATCAGCAAGATGCGGCTTCACTTCGATTGGTCAGACTTGTCTGTATCGCTGCTTACTCAGTTCCAGCAGCTCAAAGTCCTGGAGCTCAAGTACTTCTGGGTCTTCAAAGGCGTGACTCCGTCCACGCTGCAAACCCTAACAACATCCCTTCCTAACCTCAAGTCTCTGACCCTGCACATCTTGGTGCCGCTGAGGAACCTTGGCATCTCCTACACCTTAGAGTCGCTCTCTTTGGAGTTCCTGGACGTGTCACCCAGCAGAGGACTGGTCTTCTCTTGTCTAAAGCTGCCGGCTCTGCGTGAGCTTAGAGCCAAAAAGACCGTCCGCGGGATCACGCTGGACAGGCGCACCCGGCTGAGGATCCAAAGCCGATGGCCATGCATGTATCAAGTCCTCCAGGAGGGTACGCCAAGGCTCCAAGCCCTCAACAATGAACGACTCCTACCCACATGGAGAGAGAAGATCTACGGGGAACTGTCAGGTATCCTGGAACAGTCCTGTTACTGTGTCCAGCATCTAGACAGCTGGCTGTGGTAGCCCATCAACTAAAGATAGTAGATTTACATTTAACTGTTTAAAAAAACTTATTGATTGAACTATTAGTTTAGCAAGCTGTTATGGGACCAATGAAAACCGGATGCAAAATCTCcaaacaagtgtaaaaaaatcagacaCTCAATAAACGTCACTGGTTTTTAATGAATGTACAGAAAGTTATTTGCCTTCAAAAAGGTTTGAAATTTACAAATTTTAGACCTCTTGGGGCACCGGGACTTAGAGGGTTAAGTGTGTTTTGGGGTACTGTAGGACCATTTTGGACCTGTAGGGAAATATGGTCATTGCCGGGATAATTTGGTAGTTTTGGGTATGTTTGGAATTCCCTAAATCCATGGATTATCTTTGATACAAATAAATGGGCCCTAATCACTTTGGGGACAGTTGTAGTGAATAGGTGGCCCTAATTGTCCCTGCCCCATTTTATGAGTCCCCCAACACATCTAAAAAGGTAAATTTTCCCTTACCCTAATCTGCTTTGTTAAATACCTACGGCGTccgagttcaatcaatcaatcaatcgatgtttacttatatagcccgaaatcacaagtgtcttaaagggctgcacaagccacaacgacatcctcggttaaaatgatgacagaggtctttaattttcatcataggtacacttcaactgtgagagacagaatgtgggaaaaaaaatccaggaattcacattgcatgaattttaaagaatttatttgtaaattatggtgggaaataagtatttcgttaaacattcaaagctctcactgattgaaggaggttttggctcaaaatctcacgatacatggccccattcattctttccttaacacggatcaatcgtcctgtccccttagcagaaaaacagccccaaagagtgatgtttccacccccatgcttcacagtaggtgtggtgttcttgggatgcaactcagtattcttcttcctccaaacacgacgagttgagtttataccaaaatggatacatggatgatacagcagaggattgggagaatgtcatgtggtcagatgaaaccaaaatagaactttttggtataaactcaactcgtcgtgtttggaggaagaagaatattgagttgcatcccaagaacaccatacctactgtgaagcatgggggtggaaacatcatgttttggggctgtttttctgctaaggggacaggacgattgatccgtgttaaggaaagaatgaataatgccatttatcgtgagattttgaggcaaaacctccttccatcattgagagctttgaatggttgagcaaatacttattttccaccataatttacaaataaattctttgaaattcctacaatgtgaattcctggatttttttttcacattctgtgtctcacagttgaagtgtacctatgatgaaaattacagacctctgtcatcattttaagtgggaaaacttgcacaatcggtggctgactaaatactt
The DNA window shown above is from Nerophis ophidion isolate RoL-2023_Sa linkage group LG14, RoL_Noph_v1.0, whole genome shotgun sequence and carries:
- the si:dkey-12e7.1 gene encoding uncharacterized protein si:dkey-12e7.1, with protein sequence MSPRKRALVPVSKRRKSVEDHFPFNLLPVECQLHVLSFLNEVDKCSCALVCLSWSCLIRSWKLWRVADYSRRGVFHLGQEGLLVSNRVFERWKSWVHLYTHHLISRRASLLTLKASFDLGDCCNKWGDLLSHLLDHVHCRDLSHLDLNWTFTLLEPLDLRVHSSSSSHQDSITKMDQVTNFQELLTKLTQNCPRISKMRLHFDWSDLSVSLLTQFQQLKVLELKYFWVFKGVTPSTLQTLTTSLPNLKSLTLHILVPLRNLGISYTLESLSLEFLDVSPSRGLVFSCLKLPALRELRAKKTVRGITLDRRTRLRIQSRWPCMYQVLQEGTPRLQALNNERLLPTWREKIYGELSGILEQSCYCVQHLDSWLW